A region of the Oncorhynchus nerka isolate Pitt River linkage group LG9a, Oner_Uvic_2.0, whole genome shotgun sequence genome:
AGATTTAAGAGGAACTTCTGCAAGCACTAAAGCAGTAGGCATTTTGGGGCCGCTTTTAGACAAGTCCTAAAACGATGCTTAAATAGAATGAACGTACGTCCTGGATGACTTGGACACTCCACTGACTCCGGCCTCTTCATCatctgactgggggaggtggttcTCTTTGTCAGGCTTCGTGCTGGGCCCACCAAAGAAATCTCCAATTCCCTTCTGCCAAGTTGGGGTGGGCCGAGGACACACAGGATTACCACCAGCAAATTTACTCTTTGCTGCAAAACAACATTTAGACATCTGCAAGAAACTTATCTGGAGGCAAGTTGTTTGTCTTCTACCAAAAATGTCTGTCATATAACTAAGATTAAATTGACTAGCTAATAACCACATATTTCAATTTTACTTTTAAGGTGAATGAAATCATGACTCACCAAGTGTGCCTGCTTGAGAGCTGCTTAATGCATTAGCAGAACTCGAGGCACCCAATGACTTCCTGGGTGCAGATGCAGCCACAGCTGAAAATGAATAAATACGTTAACtaacaagtcatttttacaagcAAAGTATTAATAGCTATATTGTAATGCAGAGTTTAGTCTGATCTGGCAAAGAAATCGAGACCGCCATATATGCATGGCTGGCTTCCTTAATTTGGGCGGCGAAGTTACCGCCAGATTGAGGATAATGAATTACAAAAGTTTGCCAACGTTAGCTAACCAAAGACGCTAATAAAAGACATGTTGTGCCAATTATTTATCAAATCTTTAGTTGTACAGTGACGATCAAAAATGTAACTTATTGGTGCAAGTAAAGTTTCGGGTAACAATCCAATCCTGCAAAAATGCTGAGATGTGAGAACATAGCTAACTAGATAATGCAACATCCGGCTGGGTTGGCATACGCGTGAGCGGTGTTCACGATTCTATTGAAATGGCGGGAGACAGGCATCTAACCCAGTCAATAATGTTAGCTAATCAATGAAATCGATCAAGTTaataaaaaaatagaaaatgTAGGAGTGGCAATTATGTTCGCAAAACTACAGTTGGCTACGGTAATTAAGTAGCAAACGTTAGCGATTCCAGTTCCGCACTCAACCAGCAAGTTAATGACATATTCATCAGGCTTTGATTGCAGAACATTACCTTTTCTGTAACTTCCGGGGACACTGTCTGCCTTCGTCCTCACCATGTTGTCCTAATTTTCACCAATAAAATACAAACGGGACGTGGACCTTCACTGGAGATTTCACGAAAGCCCAATGTTCATTCTGCTTTCCCGCTTGGGTTTAAATgacgagtgtgtgtgttttgccccCTCTGACGTCATTGGTTAGGTTACTATTTCCCTCCCCTTCACCAACGCCTtgccacagagtttctaaacccagaggcgcaaGATTTATGGGAACATTTGCGAAACAGACGTCAATGAGAGGCAGAAATGTCTTACTAGTTGTTAATGTTCtcgaaatctaaaggcacaacctagattcaAGACAATGTCTTAactagttgaacatgttattacttgAACCTCGTGAAAATAACAAGTTTTAATTTGTGCCGTATATGACGGACTGCACATGCGCAGTTTGGCGCGAGATGATCCTTAGACCACAGATAGTTTTAAAAAATCGTTGCTTAGACCTGATGACATATTTCTGCGCATGAGTTTAGTTTGCCaacgtcgccatgacatcgccttcaagtgtgatcggggatttctattggagaagcagttttagCGAATCTTCTTACTGCGCTGTCCTTGGCTTCGCCTAATTGACTaatgcagtggttcccaaccaggggtaaAGTACTAGGGGTTATCTGCACCCCCCTCCCTCTGTAATTCACAAGATGTCAACCAATTATTTCCCTAACACTTTCCCTGGCTGCCACTGCTCTTGCTCAACAAAACATTTCCTCTGTGTCATCACAACTTTTGGAGATATTTCAACAAAACTATTTGTGgtaaattgatttaaaaaaatatacattttgtaGATATATTCCAATTAAGTTAGATCTataattgttttttaaatatacaaGTAGGAAAGCATTAATATAAATACTCCACTTGTTTAGAGAGAAAAATGTAGATCATTTCTTTGTAAAGTAATAATATGTTGGATGAGTGTGTTGGGAGCAACTCGCCCCCTCTACTAGGGGGTAACTAGCCCCTGTGCTTCAATTTTACTGGCGATAGCTTTATTTGTGACCAATGTACAAATTAGAATCGTGCAATAGCAGAACATAAGAGAGTTGCCACCCCAATGTTACACTGAGTTAAGTTATTGTTATTAAATATTATATTCCAATGGTATTTAATGTTTTTAGGTATATTCCATTACAATATTATATTCCaattcttttatttttttattaattcaAAACAAGCATTGTAAATCTTTTGCTCCTGAATATCATTTTAAAGACTGCTGGGATTAAAAATCTTGCATTATACAAATAATATTTAGTGCAATTGTACATAATGGATTGTATGGAAAAGGAACAACAAAGAAAGAACAAATTAATATGGAGGTGTGTTAAAAAGAGGGACTTTACATCAAATCTCCCCATAGTGCGGATATTAATGGTGAcgtgcaacaccattcccccccCTCATATTTTATTTAAATAATTAAAACAAGACAACTAGACTTAGCTTTTAAGTATTACTTCCTAAATCATTTAAATAAAACGTACAAAAAAATGGATTTTTAAAACCCTATGCCCCAATTTTCTACCAGGGTAACAGTTACCCCATGGGGGGGAGCTACCCTGGTACATGCCCCTTTCTAAAAACCACATTTCACGACATAACAAAAGTGTGAACTGGAGCCATTTATTTCCCTTAATAGTTTATTTGCCTCAGCATGACCTTCATCCACATACCATGTTTCCCCCCTAACATTGCTTTTTTGTGTCAGCAATTAAACATTGTTCTTAGGGGGGCTAGTTACTCCCTAGCACCCTACTACActttacaaaaatataaacataacTTGAAAAGttttgatcccatgtttcatcagctgaaataaaagatccccaaaAATTTCCCATACacgcaaaaagcttatttctctcaaatgttgtgcacaaaattatttagtgagcatttcttctttgccaagataatccatccaccttacaggtgtggcttatcaagaagctgatttaaacagcattatcattacacaggtgcaccttgtgagggggacaataaaatgtgcaattttgtcacacacaACAtacgttttgagggagtgtgcaattggcatgctgattacaggaatgtccactagagaattgaatgtttatttctttaccataaaccgcctccaacataattttagagaatttggcagtatgtccaaccggcctacaacctcagaccatgtgtatgtgacatgtacgacagtgtgttccagttcctgccaatatccagaaactttgCACACAGCGATTGAAGAGCAATGGGTctacattccacaggccacaatcaacagcctgatcaactctgtatAAAGGAggtgtgtcgtgctgcatgaggcaaatggtggtcatgctagatactgactagttttctgatccacgccccactttttttttaaaggtacctGTGAGGtagcagatgcatatctgtattctcagtcatgtgcAATCCATAGCTTAatgcctaatgcatttatttcaattgacagattttctttatatgaactgtaactcagtaaaatctttgaatttGTTGCATGCTgcacttatatttttgttcagtataggttgccacagccacaaagtcaaaatgggTATATAAGTAAAAATGTATAAACAAAAAATTACAATAATTTAAagctaggcataaggttagcagtgtggttagggttagaattaaaatcagattttaagaagcAATGTCAAAATAGGCAGGATTTATGCCTTTGGCAGTGGTAACCAGTGACCGGGGTACAAGGATCCCTAGGGGTACTTGGCCTAGCCACGGGGGTACTTGAAGACTCATGAGAGCATAGCACGAGGGTGTACTTCAGGAGTACTACAGGCAGTGCAACATTCTGTTGCTGGTACAGTAACAGAAAAAGGTTGAGAACCACTGGACGTGCAAGCACATGCATGTTATGTACCACCTGGATCATTCCTACAATGTGGTGGCTTTTGGACTTCATAACAATTTTTTGGAAAAgtatatattttgaattgttttaGTATTCTAAATCAGAAAGAGGATATTTGACTTTCAGAAAAATATATTGGTCTAGCCCAGGCACTTAATTTGTTTTAGGTGCATTTTACAACCTCTTAGTTGCGTAATCCTAAAAAGGTGAAACCTAACACGGTAGGCATTTGGAGCCTAAATTAGACATAGCTCTGTGAGTAAGCAAGATTGAGCTAGCATGATGGTGATCACTTCAACAGGATTTTAACTTCTCTCTCTCAAACATATTTTAACATTTTGAAATGTTCATTTTCTCTAGAATTTAGCAGAACAGGGTGGACatttgagtgggacatacagactAACAACATGCAAAAAATAGATAGAACTGagtgtttatttatttagcttTGCACAAAAGAAATGACATCCTGAATGTGGTGTCGTTGTAGGAAGAGGTTGTTTTCTTAAATGGAGTATTACAACAAACAGGTAGGAAAGTGATTTCAGGGACACAGAAAatcttaaatgaaataaatacaatGAACATGAAAAAAAACTTTTGATGAATTTAACTAGAACTATAAAATGAAATATTTTATGGCTCATATTTTATCGTGGAAGTTGATGAATAACACCTGGCGACATGGCAATCCACTGAAGTGTTCAAAATGCATAGAATTCCCTTCCAAGATCCatactacttctctgatagagttcagtgtgtcaaatcggagggtctgctgtccggacctctggcagtctctatgggggtgccacagggttcaattcttggaccgactctct
Encoded here:
- the LOC115134141 gene encoding PCNA-associated factor-like, whose product is MVRTKADSVPGSYRKAVAASAPRKSLGASSSANALSSSQAGTLAKSKFAGGNPVCPRPTPTWQKGIGDFFGGPSTKPDKENHLPQSDDEEAGVSGVSKSSRTSRPLPAEGE